GAACATATGGCTCTGATGGCAAAATACGAGTATGACCGGATGAAGGACATGGACGCTTACATCGCCATCCGGGCTTACGACAACATCAACGAGTATGCCGACGTACCGGAAGACAAAATGGGCATTTACGCGCGCGTCCTGTATCAACCTGTACATACGAACGAGCGTGTTCCGAACAAACGCTGGGTTGTACTGCGCTACCCAAACAAGTCGATGGCGCAGCTGTCCAAAATGAGTCTCGAGGGCTTTGAGGACTTCTACTTCTCCGTCTGCAATCTGGACTACGCAAAAATGTCCGCTGCCATGACTCCGTTGAAAGAGCTGATGGAGCGCACCGATCGTGTACGCATCGTCGGTCCAAAAACAGACCTGCGTTTCTCCATTAAAGGAATCAATGCCATCAAGTGTGACGGCAAACGCAATATCCCGGATGGCGAAGTATACACCGCTCCTGTGCGCGATTCCGTGGAAGGAACGATTTTCTACAACGCGGCATCGATCTATAACGGCATTACCTTCAATGATGTGCAATTCACTTTCAAAGAAGGCAAGATCGTGGAAGCGACCAGCTCCAATACAAAAGCATTGAATGATATCCTCGACACGGACGAGGGCGCACGCTATATCGGAGAATTTGCGATCGGATTTAACCCGCACATCCTCCACCCGATGCTGGACATCCTGTTTGACGAGAAAATCGCGGGCAGCTTCCACTTCACGCCAGGGAATGCTTACACAGTAGCTGACAACGGCAACCGCTCCTCCATTCACTGGGACTTGGTCCAAATCCAACGCCCTGAGTACGGCGGCGGCGAAATCTACTTTGACGATGTGCTGATCAGAAAAGATGGGCGCTTTGTGTTGCCAGAGCTGGAAGGCTTGAACCCGGAGAATTTGATTTAAATGCAATGAATGAAAAAATGGGTTAGGGAATGAGGTTCCCTAGCCCATTTTCCATTGTTCAGAGAAAATAAAGTATCGCACATTCGAGACAATAGTTCTCTCCAGATTTAGTGAGCTATAGTATTCGCCTTTGTGCTCAAAGTTTTCTCTATCGTTGATAGCTACTTCTAACGTCCTCTTATTCACGAACCAACATTATTTTTCATTCTGAAGAATCTTTCTGTATTCAACACCGTGAATATGCATAAGTATTTTTCTCTTTTCTAATACCTCAAAAAAATTCAACATATCACCAAACGGATTTTCAAAATGTTGAATTAAGTGTTTAAAATTCTCGGTTGATTTCAAGAAGTCATAAAAAAAGTAGGGATCAACATTTCCAATATCGTCTGTATTCCCGAGAGAAACCTCCAATTTTTGTCCAGTGTCTAAATTCTCAAACATGCAATGTTCTCCATGAACATCAAAGTACCAATTACCGGTTAAATGTTCTTCATCGTTTAGTAATTCCGCATTTGAAATTAAGTAGTAACTTCCTTTTATTATCTCTGATTTTTCAGGCTGATTCGTTTCCAATATTAATTTGTCGATGAGTTCTTGCGCAATTACTTTATAAGCGTCCATTGCTGCCAATAATTCATCTACCGTTTCTTTCGTAAGCGAGTTCATACATTACCGACCTCTATGCTATTTATATTTTTCAGATAAAATTGCCAGCGCTTAGGCTTGCTCTAAAATCACGCCTTCCAATGTTAACTTTAGTGCAGACCATTCAGTCGCAAGCAAAACCAAATCAAGCTAACGCTCGCAGTATATCATCGATTTTTTTGCCGTTGGAAATAATTCCGTTATTCATCCAAGTTAGAAAATCAACCTCGTAAACGCGGTTGTTTCGTACAGCAGGCAGATCACGCCACTCTGGCTGCTCCAGCAGTTCCCTCTCCTTTCCTTCTGCCTGACTATGCCACTTATCGAAAGTAATGAACAGATGATCC
The window above is part of the Brevibacillus antibioticus genome. Proteins encoded here:
- a CDS encoding aminopeptidase codes for the protein MADPRINELASRLVRYSLNLQKGEKVLIENTGLQPELVRALVRESFAVGALPLVTLKDQEVMRALYQGTSEEHMALMAKYEYDRMKDMDAYIAIRAYDNINEYADVPEDKMGIYARVLYQPVHTNERVPNKRWVVLRYPNKSMAQLSKMSLEGFEDFYFSVCNLDYAKMSAAMTPLKELMERTDRVRIVGPKTDLRFSIKGINAIKCDGKRNIPDGEVYTAPVRDSVEGTIFYNAASIYNGITFNDVQFTFKEGKIVEATSSNTKALNDILDTDEGARYIGEFAIGFNPHILHPMLDILFDEKIAGSFHFTPGNAYTVADNGNRSSIHWDLVQIQRPEYGGGEIYFDDVLIRKDGRFVLPELEGLNPENLI
- a CDS encoding DUF6896 domain-containing protein, which codes for MNSLTKETVDELLAAMDAYKVIAQELIDKLILETNQPEKSEIIKGSYYLISNAELLNDEEHLTGNWYFDVHGEHCMFENLDTGQKLEVSLGNTDDIGNVDPYFFYDFLKSTENFKHLIQHFENPFGDMLNFFEVLEKRKILMHIHGVEYRKILQNEK